From uncultured Bacteroides sp., a single genomic window includes:
- a CDS encoding polysaccharide deacetylase family protein translates to MIALIIILFFGTFMFYASYSIKSNVYVKAFCKKETSEKVVAITFDDGPDAVQTLKILDVLKEYKIQACFFCIGSRVENNEKLIQRMVREGHLIGNHSYSHTNCFPLYGKQKMSYDLRLCQQKLEEASQEKITLFRPPFGVTNPTIGRLVKKMGFTVIGWSIRSLDTQQSSPEKVLRRVRRQLHPGAVILLHDVLPQSEVLLKMILELLADKGYTIKRIDLM, encoded by the coding sequence ATGATAGCTCTGATTATTATACTTTTTTTTGGTACATTTATGTTTTATGCCTCTTATAGTATAAAATCTAATGTCTATGTAAAGGCTTTTTGTAAGAAAGAGACCTCGGAAAAGGTTGTAGCAATTACGTTTGATGATGGACCGGATGCTGTACAAACTCTGAAGATACTGGATGTATTGAAAGAATATAAGATACAAGCCTGTTTTTTTTGTATTGGAAGCAGAGTAGAAAATAATGAAAAGCTCATTCAAAGAATGGTGCGTGAAGGCCATTTGATCGGTAATCATTCTTATTCCCACACAAATTGCTTTCCTTTATATGGGAAACAAAAAATGAGCTACGACCTTAGATTGTGCCAACAAAAACTAGAAGAGGCATCACAAGAAAAGATAACCCTTTTTCGCCCGCCGTTTGGAGTGACAAATCCGACGATAGGACGTTTAGTGAAGAAAATGGGCTTTACGGTTATTGGGTGGAGCATTCGTTCGTTGGATACTCAACAATCTTCCCCGGAGAAGGTTCTGCGGCGTGTCCGTAGGCAATTACATCCGGGAGCAGTTATTTTGTTGCACGATGTGCTGCCACAAAGCGAAGTATTATTAAAAATGATATTGGAGCTTTTGGCAGATAAAGGATATACGATAAAGAGAATTGATTTAATGTGA
- a CDS encoding beta-ketoacyl synthase chain length factor, whose protein sequence is MQKYYINSIASIHPEGDGDCSQLHACEPDYKMVITNAGLRRRMSHIIKMGVACALNCMKYYAPSQMDAIITATGLGCLSDTEKFMNALIDNEERLLNPTPFIQSTPNTIGGQIALLCQIHSYNVTYTHRGFSFETALIDAMMRINEGDRNVLVGAMDEITETSYLIMKRMGLLKGVKAGEGAHFFVLGKESNENTFAQLKGVDTFMTQGSEEAFGKRIDKFLTFNGLERMDIDCLMTGKNGHQRLDTIYESIESRLFPNACHSTFKDICGEYQTASAFALWKAANILKEDAMINNILIYNHYNNINHSLILISRDI, encoded by the coding sequence ATGCAGAAATATTATATCAATAGTATTGCTTCCATACATCCGGAAGGAGATGGAGATTGTTCACAACTGCATGCCTGTGAACCCGATTACAAGATGGTTATCACCAATGCCGGGTTAAGAAGGCGGATGAGTCATATAATAAAAATGGGAGTGGCTTGTGCATTGAACTGCATGAAGTATTATGCTCCGTCGCAAATGGATGCAATAATCACTGCTACAGGTTTAGGTTGTCTTTCTGATACTGAGAAATTCATGAACGCTCTGATTGATAATGAAGAAAGATTGTTGAATCCCACGCCATTTATTCAATCAACTCCAAATACCATTGGTGGACAAATTGCATTACTTTGTCAGATTCATTCCTATAATGTGACCTATACTCACAGAGGGTTCAGCTTTGAAACTGCCTTAATTGATGCTATGATGCGAATCAATGAGGGCGACAGAAATGTCTTGGTTGGAGCAATGGATGAGATAACAGAAACAAGTTATCTTATTATGAAACGAATGGGTTTACTAAAGGGCGTAAAAGCAGGAGAAGGGGCACATTTCTTTGTTCTTGGGAAAGAATCGAATGAGAATACTTTTGCTCAACTAAAAGGAGTTGATACATTTATGACTCAAGGTTCCGAAGAAGCTTTCGGAAAAAGGATTGATAAGTTTCTAACGTTTAATGGTTTGGAGAGAATGGATATTGATTGCCTGATGACAGGGAAGAATGGACATCAAAGACTTGATACAATATATGAAAGCATAGAAAGCAGGCTCTTTCCCAATGCTTGTCATAGCACATTTAAAGATATTTGCGGTGAGTATCAAACGGCTTCCGCTTTTGCCCTTTGGAAGGCAGCGAATATATTAAAAGAAGATGCTATGATAAATAATATTCTGATATATAATCATTATAACAATATCAATCATTCATTGATATTAATAAGCCGGGACATATGA
- a CDS encoding DUF2062 domain-containing protein, which produces MESKENCFWKDKLQCLNVVVIVPTYNNASTLSAVIEEVSQYSKEIIVVNDGSTDETAQILSGFTGINVITHAKNAGKGKALRNGLRMAKEMGFRYAITIDSDGQHFASDIPVFIAEIEQTHDSLLVGARNLTSDNMPGKNTFANKFSNFWFTLETGLKLTDTQSGYRLYPLHKLGSMRYYTAKYEFELEAIVFAAWNNVCVKNIPVHVYYPPAEERISHFRPFWDFFRISILNTVLVFITFLWIVPKRFFEKLTISNIKRFLKEHILYSKISNGKISLSVMLGICMGILPIWGYQMLLTLLLAHFFKLNKTISIIAANISLPPIIPFLLYGSYCIGCKVLNCTSDLAFSNVSLENMKNVLEQYVVGSIILALLCSLVAGFLTFSLLPVFRRKAK; this is translated from the coding sequence ATGGAAAGTAAAGAAAACTGTTTTTGGAAAGATAAACTTCAATGTCTTAACGTGGTTGTTATAGTGCCTACGTATAACAATGCAAGTACACTGAGTGCTGTGATAGAAGAAGTGAGTCAATATTCAAAAGAGATAATTGTAGTTAATGATGGATCTACAGACGAAACAGCTCAGATACTTTCTGGCTTTACCGGAATAAATGTTATTACTCACGCTAAAAATGCAGGGAAAGGGAAAGCTTTGAGAAACGGATTGCGTATGGCTAAAGAAATGGGGTTTCGCTATGCAATTACGATTGATTCCGACGGACAGCATTTTGCATCTGATATACCTGTTTTTATAGCAGAGATAGAACAAACCCACGATTCGTTGCTTGTAGGTGCACGTAATCTGACTTCTGACAATATGCCGGGGAAGAATACTTTTGCCAATAAGTTTTCGAACTTTTGGTTCACATTGGAAACTGGCCTGAAGTTGACAGACACCCAGTCGGGCTATCGGTTGTATCCACTGCATAAGTTGGGCTCAATGAGATACTACACCGCTAAATACGAGTTTGAACTAGAAGCTATTGTTTTTGCTGCCTGGAACAATGTGTGTGTGAAGAATATCCCAGTTCATGTATATTACCCTCCCGCAGAAGAGAGGATCTCTCATTTCCGCCCCTTTTGGGACTTCTTTCGTATCAGTATATTGAATACGGTACTTGTGTTTATCACATTTTTGTGGATAGTGCCTAAGCGTTTCTTTGAAAAACTGACAATAAGCAATATTAAACGGTTCTTGAAGGAACACATCCTTTATTCTAAAATATCTAATGGCAAAATATCTCTGTCTGTTATGCTGGGTATATGTATGGGTATTCTTCCCATATGGGGCTATCAGATGTTGTTAACACTGCTTTTAGCGCACTTTTTTAAATTAAATAAGACAATTTCTATCATCGCTGCAAACATAAGCCTGCCTCCGATAATTCCTTTTTTATTGTATGGAAGCTATTGTATTGGTTGTAAGGTGCTCAATTGTACGTCGGACCTGGCCTTTTCAAATGTATCTTTAGAGAATATGAAAAATGTGCTAGAACAATATGTGGTGGGGAGTATTATATTAGCTCTATTATGTAGTTTAGTTGCTGGCTTTTTAACATTTAGTCTGCTCCCAGTCTTTAGAAGGAAGGCTAAATAG
- a CDS encoding beta-ketoacyl-[acyl-carrier-protein] synthase family protein — translation MRIFVTGIGVVSGIGLGVKENIDAFRHMKHGMGKVTLFPTELNMPVSEVKLTNEEIKSILAFQSNKTYSRAALLGMLAAKEALDDSRLDISSCRVGFISSTSVGGMDLSENFFIQFKENNSKGRLREIASHDCGDSTEKIASFLGIQGFVTTVSTACSSAANAIMLGARLIKNGHLDAVIVGGTDSLCKFTLNGFNSLMILDKEHCRPLDNSRAGLNLGEGAGYLVLQSEKTITQQLYCELSGYANVNEAYHQTGSSPEGLGAYMSMKKAIQKSGVPKESIDYINLHGTGTPTNDLSESRAIRRIFGQRVPLLSSVKAFIGHTLGASEGIEAVYSVLSVSKGIIYPNLNFVHPIKEAGLVPVTHFQEGLKIRHVLSNSFGFGGNNSSLLFSSVEGV, via the coding sequence ATGCGAATTTTTGTAACTGGGATAGGTGTAGTTTCGGGTATTGGGCTAGGTGTTAAAGAGAATATAGACGCTTTTCGACACATGAAGCACGGCATGGGGAAGGTTACGCTTTTTCCAACGGAGCTGAATATGCCTGTATCTGAGGTTAAACTCACGAATGAGGAGATTAAAAGTATTTTGGCTTTTCAATCCAATAAGACATACTCTCGTGCGGCATTGCTGGGTATGTTGGCCGCGAAAGAGGCATTGGACGATTCCCGGTTAGACATATCTTCTTGCAGGGTAGGTTTTATTTCTTCAACTTCTGTTGGTGGAATGGACTTAAGCGAAAACTTCTTTATACAGTTTAAGGAAAATAACTCAAAGGGACGACTTCGAGAGATTGCTTCACACGATTGTGGAGACAGTACCGAAAAAATTGCCTCTTTTTTGGGTATACAAGGTTTTGTGACGACTGTTAGCACAGCTTGTTCCTCTGCCGCCAATGCAATTATGCTGGGTGCACGTCTCATTAAGAATGGGCACTTGGATGCTGTCATTGTTGGCGGAACAGATTCCTTGTGCAAATTTACATTGAATGGTTTTAATTCTCTGATGATTCTGGATAAAGAACATTGCCGTCCATTGGACAACTCTCGTGCAGGGTTAAACTTAGGAGAAGGTGCTGGTTATTTAGTATTGCAGTCGGAGAAAACAATCACTCAACAGCTTTATTGTGAATTATCTGGTTATGCTAATGTTAACGAAGCATACCACCAAACGGGCTCTTCTCCCGAAGGGCTTGGAGCATATATGTCAATGAAAAAAGCTATACAGAAAAGCGGAGTACCCAAAGAGTCGATTGATTATATAAATCTGCACGGTACAGGAACTCCGACAAATGACTTGTCGGAGAGTAGAGCCATTCGACGGATATTTGGTCAGCGTGTGCCACTGTTAAGCTCAGTGAAAGCATTTATTGGTCATACTCTTGGAGCCTCTGAAGGTATTGAAGCAGTATATTCTGTCCTTTCTGTAAGTAAGGGAATTATTTATCCCAATTTGAATTTTGTTCATCCTATAAAAGAGGCAGGCTTAGTTCCTGTTACACATTTTCAGGAGGGGTTGAAGATAAGGCACGTTCTTTCCAATTCGTTTGGTTTTGGAGGCAATAATTCATCGTTGTTATTTTCATCAGTGGAGGGCGTATGA
- a CDS encoding NAD(P)/FAD-dependent oxidoreductase encodes MSKYDIIIAGSGLGGLECAAILSKEGYNVCVFEKNELFGGCFQTYSRKGHLLDTGIHYIGSMDEGQIMHQYFKYFGIMDKLHIHRLDQDAFDQVYYQGSKYEFAMGHSCFAERLSEHFPQEKDNLHRYIAALKNVGSLISIDNLKKGIVAVEGMKYFSISAAGFIADITKDIRLQNVLAGTSVLYGGIKDASSFYHHAMINNSYIESAYRFVDGSAQVSDQLIRVIRENGGTVLNKKEVTRIMVKDEKVTGVEVNGEDIIESDYVISNIHPKRTLELLDKSRSIKNAYISRINSLVNSYGIFTLYLIMKKNSYPYMNRNCFLHGDDDVWYVPNKVKGRTTKCMISMQVSSENNFYADVITILTPMYIDELKDWEHTTPDRRGEDYLLFKENKAQQLLQLVCEHGFDFGDNIECKYTTTPLSYRDYTGTADGSAYGIIKDYKYPQMGFVSTKTKLKNLFLTGQNQNVHGALGVTLTAMITCAEFVGHEYLAKKAGNA; translated from the coding sequence ATGAGCAAATACGATATAATTATTGCTGGAAGTGGTTTAGGTGGACTTGAATGTGCGGCAATTCTTAGTAAAGAAGGATATAATGTGTGTGTGTTTGAGAAAAATGAATTATTTGGAGGCTGTTTCCAGACTTATAGCCGAAAAGGGCATTTACTTGACACTGGTATTCATTATATTGGGAGTATGGATGAAGGGCAGATAATGCATCAATATTTTAAGTACTTTGGCATTATGGATAAATTGCATATTCATCGGTTAGATCAAGATGCTTTTGACCAGGTCTACTATCAAGGAAGCAAGTATGAATTTGCTATGGGGCATTCATGCTTTGCTGAGAGATTAAGTGAACACTTTCCTCAGGAGAAAGATAATTTACACCGTTATATCGCTGCTTTAAAGAATGTTGGGAGTCTGATAAGCATTGATAACCTTAAGAAAGGCATTGTTGCAGTAGAAGGTATGAAATATTTCTCTATTTCTGCCGCCGGCTTTATTGCAGACATAACGAAAGACATCAGGCTACAAAATGTGCTTGCAGGAACCTCCGTATTGTATGGCGGAATAAAAGATGCTTCTTCATTCTATCATCATGCAATGATTAATAATTCCTATATAGAGAGCGCTTATCGCTTTGTTGATGGCAGTGCGCAAGTCAGCGATCAACTAATACGGGTGATAAGAGAAAATGGGGGGACTGTGTTGAATAAGAAAGAGGTGACACGAATTATGGTTAAGGATGAGAAAGTGACAGGCGTAGAGGTTAATGGTGAGGATATAATAGAGAGTGATTATGTTATTTCCAATATACATCCTAAGCGTACGCTCGAACTATTAGATAAGAGTCGTTCTATTAAAAACGCTTATATTTCAAGAATAAATTCTTTGGTCAACTCCTATGGCATTTTTACTCTTTATCTTATAATGAAGAAAAATAGTTATCCCTATATGAATCGCAATTGCTTTCTGCATGGTGATGATGATGTATGGTATGTTCCTAATAAGGTAAAAGGAAGAACAACTAAATGCATGATTTCCATGCAAGTTTCGTCAGAGAATAATTTTTATGCTGATGTTATTACAATACTGACTCCAATGTATATTGATGAGCTGAAAGATTGGGAACATACAACACCAGACCGAAGAGGGGAAGATTATCTTCTATTTAAAGAAAATAAAGCACAGCAACTCTTGCAGTTAGTTTGCGAACACGGCTTTGACTTTGGCGACAATATAGAATGCAAGTACACTACTACTCCATTGAGTTATCGGGACTATACCGGCACTGCAGATGGATCGGCTTATGGGATAATAAAAGACTATAAGTATCCGCAGATGGGATTTGTATCCACAAAAACGAAGCTTAAAAACTTGTTTCTTACAGGTCAGAATCAAAATGTACATGGCGCTTTAGGAGTTACTCTTACAGCAATGATTACTTGTGCCGAATTTGTAGGGCATGAATATTTAGCAAAGAAGGCAGGAAATGCATAA
- a CDS encoding MMPL family transporter, with amino-acid sequence MTKFFIYLYNYFQRHKTQLYLSLVGCVCIMTFFAVKVKFEENVTSFFPDVKGMQYSKKVFNNLKVKDKIFVMFSSSNKDKMVDKEALIESSKQFEKNILEKAGKKYIKDIFSHIDEKMVGGMSNFVYDNLPLFLTEKDYQHFDSLLNRESIEKIMDKNYSTILSPTGIALKNYIMRDPLGLSNNALKCLQGFQLDANYNIEDGYIFSQDGSTLLLFITPTFSTGSTGENDKLVTAIEEELSNLNQKNPSIKAEYFGGPSVGVYNARQIKQDTMITLSIALVIIVVFMSLVFKRKRTIPLIITPVLFGGLFSLFLIYFLKGNISAIAVGTGSVVFGIALSYSIHMLAHQNHVSSVQQLIKELAYPLTVGSFTTIGAFWGLMFTSSQLLRDFGLFASLTLIGTTLFCLIYLPHFLKGQADVEQGRLLRFIEKINSYPFDKNKWLIGGILILTLICLFTSQKVTFNENMMSLNYEPKHLKQSEDKLMGLFDSKQKTVLFVSVGKDMNEASKSYVKTNKRLSFLKEKKLITDYASAELFVIPQNVQQQRLDRWNAYWTPQKKAFIQSAIQSEAAHYHFKNTAFEGFYSWMDKPFARYDFLSEKGSLGKQMDDWQISSDSITMLVTQVRLSENEKAPVYQSFKGENNLVIFDRAYFANKWVSAVNNDFYLILYISSFLIFFALLISYGRIELTLISFLPMLISWIIILGLMGIFGIQFNIINIILSTFIFGIGDDFSIFIMDGLQNKYRTGQKMLNSHKTSIFFSAFTTVVGMGALIFAQHPALQSISFISIIGMTVVVLVAYTIQPLIFQILIVTPTSKGMPPYTLFGLIRTSLFFLLFLLGCIILRLLIFILYFIPIRKSSKKHFIGFLIMYTCRCILLLPTFVKKRKINVSAEDFKKPSVLVANHQSYIDILVLLSLTPKIVMLTNRWVWNSPFFGAIIRFADFYYVGDGYENNIDVMKKKVENGYSIAVFPEGTRAYDEKMKRFHKGGFYLAEILKLDIIPIVLYGNGKVIAKKQPFNICSGVIVTKVLPRISCDNKSFGTTYQERAKRICAYMKEEYSVVHKEYNVSENPYFYKSLIQTYIYKGPVEEWYMRIKVRMEKNYRLFNDLVPTKGQIVDVGCGFGPLCYMLSMLSDERHILGIDYDEDKIAVAQNSYARNERIQFVCADAINYQLPESDVFILNDMLHYLNEDNQETLLKKCAGLLHDNGMIIVRDGNASDVKKHKLTRLTELLSTRIIGFNKTTEKLCFISEKRMVQIGQECNMDFQVIKNDKYTSNMIYVFRKQS; translated from the coding sequence ATGACAAAGTTCTTTATCTATCTGTATAACTATTTTCAACGACATAAAACACAACTTTATTTATCTCTTGTGGGATGCGTGTGCATAATGACTTTCTTTGCAGTCAAAGTGAAATTTGAAGAAAATGTGACTAGCTTTTTTCCTGATGTCAAAGGAATGCAGTATTCAAAAAAAGTCTTTAATAATTTAAAGGTAAAAGACAAGATTTTCGTCATGTTCTCTTCTTCGAACAAAGATAAAATGGTTGATAAAGAGGCCTTAATAGAATCAAGCAAGCAGTTTGAAAAGAATATTCTAGAGAAAGCAGGAAAAAAATATATTAAAGACATATTCTCACACATCGATGAAAAGATGGTAGGAGGAATGAGTAATTTTGTCTACGATAATCTTCCTCTGTTCCTTACTGAAAAAGATTACCAGCACTTTGATTCTTTGCTAAACAGAGAAAGCATAGAAAAGATAATGGATAAGAACTATTCCACAATTCTATCGCCAACAGGAATTGCTTTGAAAAATTACATTATGAGAGATCCTTTAGGACTTTCAAATAATGCTTTGAAGTGCCTACAGGGTTTTCAGCTTGATGCAAACTACAATATTGAAGATGGATATATATTCTCTCAGGATGGTTCTACACTATTGTTGTTTATCACCCCGACTTTTAGTACAGGCAGTACAGGTGAGAATGATAAGCTGGTCACAGCTATTGAAGAAGAATTATCTAACTTAAATCAGAAGAATCCATCTATCAAAGCAGAATATTTTGGAGGGCCTTCTGTGGGAGTATACAATGCCCGGCAAATAAAACAAGATACAATGATAACGCTGAGTATTGCTCTGGTTATTATTGTTGTATTTATGTCGTTGGTTTTTAAAAGGAAGAGAACTATTCCGCTCATCATAACCCCTGTATTATTTGGAGGATTATTTTCCTTATTCTTAATTTATTTCCTGAAAGGAAACATATCCGCCATTGCTGTAGGTACAGGCTCAGTTGTCTTTGGTATTGCATTGAGTTATTCTATTCATATGCTAGCTCATCAAAACCATGTGTCCTCGGTACAACAGCTTATCAAAGAGCTGGCTTACCCGCTTACGGTGGGAAGTTTCACTACAATAGGTGCTTTTTGGGGATTGATGTTTACCAGTTCGCAACTACTGCGGGACTTTGGACTCTTTGCATCTTTAACGCTAATAGGAACAACGCTTTTCTGCCTCATTTATCTGCCTCATTTCTTAAAAGGGCAAGCTGATGTGGAACAAGGACGGTTGCTTCGTTTTATAGAAAAGATTAATTCATATCCTTTTGATAAGAACAAATGGCTGATAGGAGGAATTCTAATTCTTACGCTTATCTGCCTGTTTACCTCACAAAAGGTGACCTTTAACGAAAATATGATGAGCCTTAACTATGAGCCTAAGCACCTCAAACAGTCAGAAGATAAACTAATGGGTCTTTTCGATAGTAAACAAAAGACTGTGCTGTTTGTGAGTGTGGGTAAAGATATGAATGAGGCTTCAAAATCGTACGTTAAGACCAATAAACGGTTATCTTTTCTTAAAGAGAAAAAATTGATAACTGATTATGCTTCGGCAGAGCTTTTTGTTATTCCGCAAAATGTACAGCAACAGCGTTTAGATAGGTGGAATGCTTACTGGACGCCTCAGAAAAAAGCATTTATTCAATCTGCTATTCAGAGTGAAGCAGCGCACTATCACTTTAAAAATACAGCCTTTGAAGGTTTCTATAGCTGGATGGATAAACCTTTTGCACGCTACGACTTTCTATCCGAAAAAGGTTCATTGGGTAAACAGATGGATGATTGGCAGATATCTTCGGATTCTATAACCATGCTGGTTACTCAGGTGCGGTTAAGTGAAAACGAAAAGGCTCCCGTTTATCAGAGCTTTAAAGGTGAGAACAATCTTGTGATATTCGACCGAGCTTATTTTGCTAATAAATGGGTATCTGCGGTGAACAATGATTTCTATTTAATTCTATACATTTCTTCATTTCTAATATTCTTTGCCCTCCTGATTTCGTATGGGCGAATAGAACTGACATTAATTAGTTTTCTACCCATGCTAATCAGTTGGATAATAATCTTAGGACTTATGGGAATATTTGGCATTCAGTTCAATATTATCAATATCATTCTTTCTACCTTTATATTCGGAATTGGAGACGACTTTAGTATCTTCATTATGGACGGTTTACAGAATAAATATCGTACCGGACAAAAGATGCTCAATTCACATAAAACTTCAATCTTTTTTTCAGCCTTTACTACTGTGGTGGGAATGGGCGCGTTGATTTTTGCCCAACATCCAGCCCTTCAGTCCATTTCGTTTATTTCAATCATTGGTATGACGGTTGTTGTGTTGGTTGCTTATACCATTCAGCCATTAATATTTCAGATCTTAATTGTTACGCCTACATCTAAGGGAATGCCTCCGTATACTCTGTTTGGCTTAATAAGGACATCTTTGTTTTTTCTTTTATTCTTACTTGGGTGTATTATTCTTCGCCTTCTTATATTTATTCTATACTTCATTCCTATACGGAAGTCGTCGAAGAAGCATTTCATAGGTTTTCTGATTATGTACACTTGCCGTTGCATTCTTTTGCTTCCAACGTTTGTTAAGAAGAGAAAGATCAATGTATCTGCTGAGGATTTCAAGAAGCCTTCAGTTTTAGTGGCTAATCATCAATCTTATATTGATATATTAGTGCTTTTGTCACTTACTCCAAAGATTGTAATGCTAACCAATCGTTGGGTATGGAACTCGCCATTTTTTGGTGCGATTATTCGTTTTGCCGATTTCTACTATGTTGGAGACGGATACGAAAACAATATTGACGTAATGAAAAAGAAAGTGGAAAATGGTTACTCTATAGCTGTTTTCCCGGAAGGAACAAGAGCATATGATGAGAAGATGAAACGTTTCCATAAAGGAGGCTTCTATCTGGCAGAGATATTAAAACTGGATATTATTCCTATTGTTTTGTATGGCAATGGAAAGGTGATAGCCAAAAAACAGCCGTTCAATATATGTAGTGGGGTTATTGTTACGAAAGTTCTTCCTCGCATTTCTTGTGATAACAAATCATTTGGTACAACCTATCAGGAACGAGCAAAACGTATTTGTGCATATATGAAAGAGGAATATTCAGTGGTACATAAAGAATATAATGTGTCCGAGAATCCTTATTTTTACAAGTCACTGATACAAACTTATATCTATAAAGGTCCTGTAGAAGAGTGGTATATGCGCATCAAAGTCAGAATGGAAAAGAACTACCGCTTGTTCAACGACCTTGTTCCTACAAAGGGACAAATTGTTGATGTTGGATGTGGATTTGGACCATTATGCTATATGTTATCGATGCTTTCAGATGAGAGACATATTTTAGGAATTGACTATGATGAAGATAAGATTGCAGTAGCTCAGAATAGTTATGCACGAAATGAGCGCATTCAGTTTGTCTGTGCAGATGCTATAAACTATCAATTGCCAGAAAGTGATGTCTTTATATTAAATGATATGCTCCATTATCTGAATGAAGATAATCAGGAAACCTTGTTGAAGAAATGTGCCGGATTGCTTCATGATAATGGGATGATAATTGTTCGTGATGGAAATGCTTCTGATGTTAAAAAACATAAGCTGACCCGACTAACAGAATTATTATCAACAAGAATTATAGGTTTTAATAAGACTACAGAAAAACTCTGTTTTATCTCCGAAAAACGGATGGTACAAATAGGGCAGGAATGTAATATGGATTTTCAGGTTATCAAGAATGATAAATACACTTCCAATATGATTTATGTATTTAGAAAACAAAGTTGA
- a CDS encoding hydroxymyristoyl-ACP dehydratase — protein sequence MMLSKFYKVNNVSYRDTGWCVSLELMAEHSLYKGHFPGHPIVPGVCIMQIIKECTADILGKELQYDYISSCKFLSAINPVLNSCLELTLRTKELENGNIQLYAEGEYEGTGFVKLKATLF from the coding sequence ATGATGCTGAGTAAATTCTATAAAGTAAATAATGTATCTTATAGAGATACCGGATGGTGTGTATCATTAGAACTAATGGCAGAACATTCTTTGTATAAAGGACATTTCCCTGGACATCCCATTGTTCCGGGAGTATGTATTATGCAGATCATTAAAGAATGTACGGCGGATATTTTGGGAAAAGAGCTGCAATATGATTATATATCTTCCTGTAAGTTCCTTTCTGCAATTAATCCAGTTCTGAATAGCTGTCTGGAGTTAACATTGCGCACTAAAGAGCTGGAAAACGGGAATATACAATTGTATGCAGAGGGTGAGTATGAAGGAACCGGTTTTGTGAAGCTGAAAGCAACATTGTTTTAA
- a CDS encoding outer membrane lipoprotein carrier protein LolA: MKVSTVYLFMFFSFVLSAQAQMKKMDSVQGFERRLRQEAKTIQSIESDFTQVKYLDVFDEKVTSKGTFYYKKSNMVCMNYARPMNYQIVINGGKLKIVSDGKKNVMNLTANKIMKEMQGIITACMVGDLSQMSSGYQQEYFEDSNFYLVKIKPMSSAVKAYITNMQVYLDKKDMSVHKLRLFETAKNYTEYTFYNKKFNSLKDDKKFSVR; encoded by the coding sequence ATGAAGGTATCAACTGTTTATTTATTTATGTTTTTCTCGTTTGTTTTGTCTGCACAGGCACAAATGAAGAAGATGGATTCGGTTCAGGGCTTTGAAAGAAGGCTACGTCAGGAAGCTAAAACGATTCAATCAATAGAAAGTGATTTTACACAGGTGAAATATTTGGATGTGTTTGATGAGAAGGTAACGTCAAAAGGAACGTTCTATTATAAAAAGAGCAATATGGTCTGTATGAATTATGCTCGTCCGATGAATTATCAGATTGTAATAAATGGTGGCAAACTGAAGATTGTCTCTGATGGCAAGAAGAATGTGATGAATTTAACAGCCAACAAGATAATGAAGGAAATGCAAGGAATTATCACTGCTTGTATGGTAGGTGACTTATCGCAAATGTCGTCTGGCTATCAACAAGAATATTTTGAAGATTCCAATTTCTATTTGGTAAAGATTAAGCCTATGAGTAGTGCTGTCAAGGCATATATCACTAATATGCAAGTTTATCTTGATAAGAAAGATATGTCTGTGCATAAGTTGCGTTTGTTTGAAACAGCGAAAAACTATACAGAATACACATTCTACAACAAGAAATTTAACTCATTGAAAGATGATAAAAAGTTTTCGGTACGCTAG